Proteins encoded within one genomic window of Episyrphus balteatus chromosome 1, idEpiBalt1.1, whole genome shotgun sequence:
- the LOC129905887 gene encoding sodium/hydrogen exchanger 8: MPKILFIIFSILCVLFVFTIAQKNDSHIVNVSTPSSAPTTTSTTTTKNSIITNISSTLAPALINTSQIISSTTSESLKDSKSTADNEASKNFNTTPTAEPPLPDRKAVEQEHNSSLSIFFVLCIIIMGILLIHFMLHTGFQYLPESIVVVFLGALIGLFLNIMSGEKTSWKREEVFSPTGFFLVLLPPIIFESGYNLHKGNFFQNIGSILVFAIFGTTISALVIGSGIYLLGLAEVAYRLNFSESFAFGSLISAVDPVATVAIFHALEVDPVLNMLVFGESILNDAISIVLTTSISAAANGPAANSNAGETILKALKTFCEMFFASAGIGVIFALISALLLKHIDLRKHPSLEFAMMLMFTYAPYVLAEGIHLSGIMAILFCGIVMSHYTHFNLSTVTQITMQQTMRTLAFIAETCVFAYLGLAIFSFKHQVELSFVIWAIILCLIGRACNIFPLAFLVNKFREHKINSKMQFIMWFSGLRGAISYALSLHLELSSDETRHVIITATLIIVLFTTLVLGGSTMPLMKYLKPGKKLRRSQRGGGSGEGRRRRSGGRKKTKSVSLSKTREWGQAIDSEHLSELTEEEEIGFVTTRIAGFGRLDRKYFIPFFTRRFTTQELHDCKSQVTDLTNKWYQAIRISPQDSDSEDEEIGIGSTSSQINLHPTS; encoded by the coding sequence ATGCCAAAAATACTCTTCATCATATTTTCTATCCTCTGtgtcttatttgtttttacaatTGCACAAAAAAATGATTCACATATCGTCAATGTATCGACACCATCATCAGCGCCCACGACAACTTcaacgacaacaacaaaaaattcaatcatcACGAATATTTCAAGTACACTTGCACCAGCTTTAATAAACACGTCACAAATTATATCGTCAACGACATCAGAATCATTAAAGGATTCCAAAAGTACAGCTGACAATGAAGCAAGCAAGAATTTTAATACAACACCAACAGCAGAACCTCCTCTTCCCGATCGAAAAGCTGTCGAACAAGAACACAATAGCTCTCTAtcgatattttttgttctttgtatAATTATTATGGGCATTCTATTGATTCATTTTATGTTGCATACTGGTTTCCAGTATTTACCAGAAAGTATTGTTGTTGTGTTCCTTGGAGCACTGAttggtttatttttgaatatcaTGAGTGGAGAGAAGACCAGTTGGAAACGTGAAGAAGTCTTCTCTCCAACCGGATTCTTTCTTGTCCTTTTGCCACCTATTATCTTTGAATCTGGTTATAATTTGCATAAAggtaacttttttcaaaatatcggcTCTATTCTAGTCTTTGCTATATTTGGAACAACCATTTCGGCTTTGGTCATTGGTTCGGGAATCTATTTATTGGGCTTAGCTGAAGTCGCTTATCGACTTAATTTCTCTGAATCATTTGCATTTGGTTCGTTGATCTCAGCTGTCGATCCAGTTGCAACTGTGGCGATATTCCATGCCCTTGAAGTTGACCCAGTTTTAAACATGTTGGTATTTGGAGAGAGTATTCTCAATGATGCTATATCGATTGTCCTGACGACAAGCATTTCAGCAGCAGCAAATGGTCCAGCTGCCAATTCAAATGCTGGTGAAACAATCCTAAAAGCTTTGAAAACTTTCTGTGAGATGTTCTTCGCATCGGCAGGGATTGGAGTGATATTTGCCTTAATTAGCGCTCTTTTACTCAAACACATTGATCTGAGGAAGCATCCATCTTTAGAATTTGCCATGATGCTGATGTTTACTTATGCTCCTTACGTTTTGGCTGAAGGGATTCATCTCTCCGGGATAATGGCCATTTTATTTTGTGGAATCGTCATGTCTCATTATACCCATTTCAACCTATCGACAGTGACTCAAATAACAATGCAGCAAACAATGAGAACACTTGCTTTTATCGCCGAGACGTGTGTCTTTGCTTACCTCGGTTTGGCAATATTCTCGTTTAAGCATCAAGTCGAATTGTCGTTTGTTATATGGGCAATTATACTTTGCTTGATTGGACGAGCTTGTAATATATTCCCCCTAGCATTTCTAGTCAATAAATTCCGAGAGCACAAGATTAATAGTAAAATGCAGTTTATTATGTGGTTTTCGGGACTGCGGGGAGCTATTTCGTATGCGCTATCATTGCATTTGGAGCTGTCGAGTGATGAGACTCGTCATGTGATAATTACAGCCACACTTATTATAGTGTTATTTACAACTTTGGTGCTAGGTGGATCAACTATGCCGTTGATGAAGTACCTGAAGCCGGGTAAAAAACTACGGCGAAGTCAACGTGGAGGTGGTAGTGGAGAAGGTAGACGACGACGTTCGGGTGGAAGGAAGAAGACCAAATCGGTTTCCTTGAGTAAGACTCGTGAATGGGGACAAGCTATAGACTCGGAACATTTGTCTGAGTTGACGGAAGAAGAGGAAATTGGATTTGTCACAACGAGAATTGCAGGATTTGGTCGTCTCGATCGGAAGTATTTCATTCCGTTCTTTACGAGACGGTTTACAACACAAGAGTTGCATGATTGCAAGAGTCAGGTGACGGACTTGACTAATAAATGGTATCAAGCTATAAGGATATCACCACAGGATTCGGATAGTGAAGATGAAGAAATTGGCATTGGGTCCACATCTAGCCAAATAAATTTACATCCTACGTCTTag